Proteins from a genomic interval of Mycolicibacterium grossiae:
- a CDS encoding L,D-transpeptidase family protein: MRRLLTSWCVAVLALACAPAARAELIPWFASQVGNATQVISVVGTGGTDAKVDVYERSAAGWRAAAAGIPAKIGAKGMSANHFDGSMMTPMGVYTLDFAFGTQPNPGGALQYVQVTPDHWWDGDMKSPTYNTMQVCKKAACPFSTSPSDGTENLDIPQYAHAVVMGVNKQRIPGKGGAFFLHTTDGGPTAGCVAVADETMVELIRWLRPGALIALST, from the coding sequence GTGCGCCGCCTGCTGACCTCGTGGTGCGTGGCGGTCCTGGCGCTGGCGTGCGCCCCCGCCGCGCGCGCCGAGCTGATCCCGTGGTTCGCGAGCCAGGTGGGCAACGCGACGCAGGTGATCTCCGTCGTGGGCACCGGCGGGACGGACGCCAAGGTGGACGTCTACGAGCGGTCAGCGGCCGGATGGCGCGCGGCGGCCGCGGGCATCCCGGCGAAGATTGGCGCGAAGGGCATGTCCGCCAACCACTTCGACGGTTCGATGATGACCCCGATGGGGGTCTACACCCTCGACTTCGCGTTCGGCACGCAGCCGAACCCGGGTGGCGCACTGCAGTACGTCCAGGTGACGCCGGACCACTGGTGGGACGGCGACATGAAGAGCCCGACGTACAACACCATGCAGGTCTGCAAGAAGGCCGCCTGCCCGTTCAGCACCTCGCCGAGCGACGGCACCGAGAACCTCGACATCCCGCAGTACGCACACGCCGTGGTGATGGGCGTCAACAAGCAGCGGATCCCCGGCAAGGGCGGCGCGTTCTTCCTGCACACCACCGACGGCGGGCCGACAGCCGGCTGCGTGGCCGTCGCCGACGAGACCATGGTGGAGCTGATCCGCTGGCTGCGGCCCGGAGCGCTGATCGCGCTGTCGACGTGA